The following DNA comes from Elusimicrobiota bacterium.
AAGCCCACCCGCGACTGGCCAAGTTCTTTTCAATTGGCCATAGCGTCATTGTTCAATGGAATGGTGTTGTCTACAAGGTTCATCCTTAAAGGAGGCTGGCATACAAATACCCATTCAATTGTTCATTGTCGTAGTTCTGTGGGGAGCCAGCGCGTCAGTTCAAGCCGCAGGTCCGCGGGTGTTGGTCCAATTTATTTCAGGGCTTTTTTCACACCTTCCCCGTAGGCTGGGTCCGCTTTTTTGAAATGGGCCAATTGGCGTTCAACGATTATCGCCGGAACGCCTGTCATAGCTTTTGCGATGGCTTTGTGTAAGCGCTCTCTCTCCGCTGTTGGCATGAGGCGATAGAGGTTCCCGGCTTGGGTGTAATCATCATTCCCTGCCCGGTGATCGTAGCGGTCGGCGTCTCCCGAAAGGGGAAGGGGAGCTTCCCGGAAAGAGGGGTTTTCTTTGGGCCCGCTAAAACTGTTGGGTTCGTAATTAGGACCAGAGCCGCCGTTGTCATCGAAACGCATGGCCCCATCCCTGTGGTAGGTGTTCACAGGGCAGCGGGGACGATTCACCGGCAGACTTTCGTAATTGACACCGAGGCGGTGCCGATGGGCGTCCGCGTAAGAAACCGCGCGGAACTGAAGCATCTTGTCTGGACTCAGGCCGATGCCCGGGACCATGTTGGCTGGGGAAAAAGCCGCTTGTTCCACTTCAGCGAAGTAGTTGTTCGGGTTGCGGTTGAGCTCTAAAACCCCGAGCTCCATCAAAGAATAATCTTTGTGGGGCCAGACCTTCGTCAGGTCGAACGGGTTGTAGGTGGTCTTACCGGCTTCCTGTTCCGGCATCACCTGGACCTTGACGCGCCACTTGGGAAAATCTTTCCGTTCGATGGCCTCGAACAGATCCCGTTGGTGGCTTTCCCGATCTTGACCCACCAACTGTTCGGCCTCTTCGTCCGTGATGGTTTGGATGCCCTGCACTGTTTTGAAATGAAATTTGACCCAAAACCGTTCTTGGGCGGCGTTGAGGAAACTGTAAGTGTGGCTCCCGTATCCGTTGACGTGGCGGTAGCTTTTTGGTAAACCCCGATCGGAGAAAAGGATCGTGATTTGGTGCAAGCTCTCCGGGGAAAGGGACCAAAAATCCCACATGGCGGACCCGCTTCGAAGATTTGTTTTTGGGTCCCGTTTCTGGGTGTGAATAAAGTCTGGAAATTTATAGGGGTCCCGGATGAAAAATACGGGAGTGTTGTTTCCCACCAGGTCCCAATTTCCTTCTTCCGTGTAAAACTTTAAAGCGAATCCCCGCACGTCACGCTCGGCGTCGGCGGCACCTCGCTCGCCAGCTACAGTAGAGAAAC
Coding sequences within:
- a CDS encoding catalase, with the translated sequence SFYGLGNFNSKIMFPVDHPLELNRHEKHAHFNRERIPERVVHAKGSGAYGTFTVTQDLTRFTRARLFSEVGKKTECFLRFSTVAGERGAADAERDVRGFALKFYTEEGNWDLVGNNTPVFFIRDPYKFPDFIHTQKRDPKTNLRSGSAMWDFWSLSPESLHQITILFSDRGLPKSYRHVNGYGSHTYSFLNAAQERFWVKFHFKTVQGIQTITDEEAEQLVGQDRESHQRDLFEAIERKDFPKWRVKVQVMPEQEAGKTTYNPFDLTKVWPHKDYSLMELGVLELNRNPNNYFAEVEQAAFSPANMVPGIGLSPDKMLQFRAVSYADAHRHRLGVNYESLPVNRPRCPVNTYHRDGAMRFDDNGGSGPNYEPNSFSGPKENPSFREAPLPLSGDADRYDHRAGNDDYTQAGNLYRLMPTAERERLHKAIAKAMTGVPAIIVERQLAHFKKADPAYGEGVKKALK